In Bacteroidota bacterium, one DNA window encodes the following:
- a CDS encoding ComF family protein, whose amino-acid sequence MLGFILPAVCLHCNAHIDTRANRLGVQRYLCADCMLSMRILLPAAGDDIDDRSFRFRTLHARTTLHAGFAYTRGNVIQSLVHHSKYASMMRLASHLGNTLVEQIPDAFASAELIVPIPLHRTRLAQRGYNQAERIAHGIAASTGIPVAPPSLLRRIKQTETQTNKDRTEREENVKGAFRIRADAADWLRGRSVLLIDDVMTTGATLASAAAEIDSAGPKAIDVVAFSYAEEA is encoded by the coding sequence ATGCTCGGATTCATACTCCCCGCTGTCTGCCTTCATTGCAACGCCCATATCGACACGCGAGCGAACCGACTCGGCGTGCAGCGATATTTGTGCGCCGATTGCATGCTCTCGATGCGCATTCTCTTACCTGCGGCTGGCGACGATATCGACGATCGTTCGTTCCGATTCCGCACACTCCATGCACGCACGACACTCCATGCCGGTTTTGCATACACTCGCGGCAACGTAATCCAAAGCTTGGTACATCATTCAAAGTATGCATCGATGATGCGCTTGGCCTCGCACCTTGGGAACACACTGGTCGAGCAGATCCCCGACGCGTTTGCGTCAGCCGAACTGATCGTACCGATTCCATTGCATCGAACGAGATTAGCCCAACGCGGATATAATCAAGCGGAACGGATCGCGCACGGTATCGCCGCATCTACCGGTATCCCCGTCGCCCCGCCATCGCTGCTTCGACGCATCAAACAAACCGAAACGCAAACGAACAAGGACAGAACCGAGCGCGAGGAAAATGTCAAAGGTGCATTCCGCATTCGGGCAGACGCTGCCGACTGGCTCCGCGGAAGATCGGTCTTATTGATCGACGATGTGATGACAACCGGTGCAACTCTGGCAAGCGCAGCAGCCGAGATCGATAGTGCCGGACCGAAGGCGATCGATGTGGTTGCGTTTAGTTATGCGGAGGAAGCGTAA